A part of Desulfotomaculum nigrificans DSM 574 genomic DNA contains:
- a CDS encoding 4Fe-4S dicluster domain-containing protein — protein sequence MFMVTINQDKCVGCASCVDACPAKILGMVDDKADVIGDAADCMGCETCVGLCPNECFTIMEL from the coding sequence ATGTTTATGGTTACTATCAATCAGGACAAATGTGTAGGTTGCGCTTCTTGCGTAGATGCCTGCCCCGCTAAAATTCTCGGCATGGTAGATGATAAGGCCGATGTAATCGGTGACGCTGCTGACTGCATGGGTTGCGAAACCTGCGTAGGCCTGTGCCCTAATGAATGCTTTACTATTATGGAACTGTAA
- a CDS encoding alpha/beta-type small acid-soluble spore protein, with product MARNNNQSVTPGAQSALDQLKYEIAGELGITNYQQMDKGALPSRVNGYVGGNMTKKMVAFAEQALASGGTAQIANAAPTEQIGQRS from the coding sequence ATGGCACGTAATAACAACCAATCTGTGACCCCTGGTGCTCAAAGCGCTCTGGATCAATTAAAGTATGAGATCGCCGGTGAACTTGGTATCACTAACTACCAGCAAATGGACAAAGGCGCTCTGCCTAGCCGGGTAAACGGTTATGTTGGTGGTAACATGACTAAGAAAATGGTTGCTTTCGCTGAGCAGGCTCTGGCCAGTGGTGGCACCGCTCAAATCGCTAACGCTGCTCCTACCGAGCAAATTGGCCAAAGATCCTAA
- a CDS encoding S1C family serine protease, with protein sequence MFRKKGLIFFLTTLLAVFITSGICLAEVSTPDVTKIAKNAEPAVVLVQATFEGDVEVAYPYLDQSKLDYALNNIIQQVMSGALPADEAAMWKALADEMAAKPLEFLQKSGQKEVFHNGYRALGSGFIVTPDGYVVTNAHVVAPDDELLKQQLSGPILEKSVKEFMSQIIQESSSIPASTREYVVKAITGMVITYYEENVKVLNLKKTYDIGMGVQVPGVPLFQKGLKAEVVQAGGAVPEKDVAILKMEGQNNLPTIPIGDSTTLQTGNKIYVMGYPGVATFHPLLSEASQAQPSLTEGIISAQKTMEGGWSVFQTNADMTHGNSGGPVFNEKGEVIGLATFGSVDQNTGQEIAGMNFVVPMSVVKEFLDRGNVKPTESLVSKTYSEALDLYYKQYYKKALKKFQEVSALCPGHAYVQSFIADCTIAISEGKDKSIPEWVIFGLPAVAVIIIGGVIFIVVLKKKQAQQRVNAEAGTTVDAPSDATVNTAATASEAGTTEQANKES encoded by the coding sequence TTGTTTAGAAAAAAAGGGCTTATATTTTTTTTAACGACATTATTGGCGGTATTTATTACCTCTGGGATTTGCCTGGCTGAAGTCAGTACTCCGGATGTTACTAAAATAGCTAAAAATGCTGAACCGGCTGTAGTATTAGTTCAGGCAACTTTTGAGGGGGATGTGGAGGTTGCTTATCCATACTTAGATCAATCAAAACTGGACTATGCCTTAAACAATATTATTCAACAAGTTATGAGTGGTGCTTTGCCGGCGGATGAAGCAGCCATGTGGAAGGCATTGGCAGATGAAATGGCGGCTAAGCCGCTGGAGTTTTTACAAAAGAGCGGTCAAAAGGAAGTATTCCATAATGGTTATCGGGCGTTAGGAAGTGGCTTTATAGTTACGCCGGACGGCTATGTGGTAACCAATGCCCATGTGGTGGCACCTGATGATGAATTATTGAAGCAACAACTTAGCGGTCCCATTTTAGAAAAATCGGTAAAAGAATTTATGTCCCAAATAATTCAAGAATCCAGCAGCATCCCTGCCAGCACCAGGGAATATGTGGTTAAGGCTATCACCGGTATGGTTATTACTTACTATGAAGAAAATGTTAAAGTATTAAATTTAAAGAAGACCTATGATATAGGTATGGGCGTTCAAGTGCCCGGAGTACCTTTGTTCCAAAAGGGGCTTAAAGCGGAAGTAGTGCAGGCCGGTGGCGCGGTACCCGAGAAGGATGTGGCTATTTTAAAGATGGAAGGGCAAAATAATTTGCCTACCATTCCTATTGGTGATTCTACCACCTTGCAGACCGGCAATAAAATTTACGTCATGGGTTACCCCGGGGTAGCCACCTTCCACCCGTTGCTTTCTGAGGCCAGCCAGGCCCAGCCCAGTCTCACTGAAGGTATTATCAGTGCCCAGAAAACCATGGAAGGCGGCTGGAGTGTATTCCAAACCAACGCCGATATGACCCATGGTAACAGTGGTGGCCCGGTATTTAACGAGAAGGGTGAGGTTATTGGCCTGGCCACCTTTGGCTCGGTGGATCAAAACACCGGCCAAGAAATTGCCGGGATGAACTTTGTGGTACCTATGTCTGTGGTGAAGGAATTCCTGGACAGAGGTAATGTTAAACCAACGGAAAGCCTGGTCTCCAAAACCTACAGCGAAGCCCTTGACCTGTATTATAAGCAATACTACAAAAAGGCCCTGAAAAAATTCCAGGAAGTATCCGCCTTGTGTCCCGGTCATGCTTATGTACAAAGTTTTATTGCCGATTGTACCATAGCCATCAGTGAAGGTAAGGACAAATCCATCCCGGAATGGGTAATATTTGGTTTACCCGCGGTGGCCGTGATAATTATTGGTGGTGTGATTTTTATAGTGGTGCTTAAGAAAAAACAGGCACAGCAAAGGGTAAATGCAGAGGCCGGTACAACGGTCGATGCACCCAGCGATGCAACGGTCAATACAGCGGCCACGGCCAGTGAAGCCGGAACCACCGAGCAAGCTAATAAAGAATCATAA
- a CDS encoding YkvA family protein produces the protein MLKKFLLFIQALLNPAVPSRLKYEIGICVLYFISPIDFVPDFIPFSGRADDLVVLLWGIKRIYDVIKLHRQHMQAKKAASTP, from the coding sequence ATGTTGAAAAAGTTTTTATTATTTATACAGGCCTTACTTAATCCCGCTGTCCCCTCCCGGCTTAAATATGAAATAGGTATATGTGTGCTTTACTTTATTAGTCCCATTGATTTTGTGCCAGATTTTATCCCTTTTTCGGGCCGGGCTGACGACCTGGTGGTGCTGCTTTGGGGCATTAAACGCATTTATGATGTGATTAAGCTCCACCGACAGCATATGCAAGCTAAGAAAGCAGCAAGCACCCCTTAA
- a CDS encoding gamma carbonic anhydrase family protein codes for MILPYLEHKPLIKPSVYIAPGAVVVGRVELQEQVSIWYNAVVRGDDDGVVIGRATNIQDGCLLHQNEGIPLIIGEEVTVGHGAILHGCTIGDGCLIGMGAIVLTGAKIGPETLIGAGTLIKENQQIPSGVLVVGTPGRIVRELSAEERQNLRQSARHYVQMAEQHRGSQS; via the coding sequence TTGATCCTTCCCTATCTTGAACATAAACCTTTAATTAAACCATCAGTTTATATTGCCCCCGGCGCCGTGGTGGTGGGTCGAGTGGAACTTCAGGAGCAAGTAAGTATATGGTACAATGCAGTAGTTCGCGGTGATGATGACGGGGTGGTCATTGGCCGGGCTACCAATATTCAAGATGGTTGTTTACTCCACCAAAACGAAGGCATCCCGTTAATTATCGGCGAAGAAGTAACGGTGGGCCACGGCGCTATTCTGCATGGTTGCACCATTGGTGACGGTTGTTTAATCGGTATGGGAGCCATTGTGTTGACCGGGGCAAAGATCGGCCCGGAAACACTGATTGGTGCCGGCACATTAATCAAGGAAAACCAGCAAATCCCATCCGGAGTGCTGGTGGTAGGAACCCCCGGCCGCATTGTCAGGGAACTCTCCGCCGAGGAAAGGCAAAACCTACGTCAATCGGCCCGGCACTACGTACAAATGGCCGAGCAGCATAGAGGGAGCCAAAGTTAA
- a CDS encoding phage holin family protein yields the protein MNWLLRLLLNSLALVIAGYLISGIHINGLLPAIIAVLLLGFVNTFIKPVLVFFTFPITVFTLGFFILIINAITFGLVAWLVPGFVVDSFGAAFMGAIITSVVGWLLNVIFN from the coding sequence ATGAATTGGTTGCTGAGGTTATTATTAAACAGTTTAGCATTAGTTATAGCCGGTTACCTAATTTCCGGTATCCATATTAACGGTCTTTTGCCTGCCATAATAGCAGTGCTGCTGTTGGGGTTTGTCAACACCTTTATTAAGCCTGTACTGGTATTCTTTACTTTTCCTATTACAGTGTTTACACTGGGTTTCTTTATTCTCATTATTAACGCCATCACCTTCGGATTGGTGGCCTGGTTGGTGCCTGGTTTTGTAGTTGACAGTTTCGGTGCGGCTTTCATGGGGGCAATAATCACGTCAGTTGTGGGCTGGTTGTTGAATGTTATTTTTAACTGA
- the typA gene encoding translational GTPase TypA has translation MIPVKDIRNIAIIAHVDHGKTTLVDGMLKQSGIFRENQVVEERVMDSNDLERERGITILAKNTSVNYKGIKINIVDTPGHSDFGGEVERVLKMVDGVLLLVDAAEGPMPQTRFVLRKALELNLVPVVVVNKIDRPDARINEVVDEVYELFFELGASDEQLEFPVVYAIARQGVATMDPDEPGKDLQPLFETIINHFPAPQGDPDAPLQMLVNNTEYDSYIGRIAVGRIYQGTIAGGQQVAVIDHDGNIKNYRIGRVYTFEGLERVEVPSAACGEIVVVSGLDDIKIGETIADKDNPVALPAITVDEPTLEMTFMVNDSPFAGQEGEHLTSRKLRARLYKEMEKNVSLRVQDTDSPDMFKVAGRGELHLSILIETMRREGFELQVSKPEVIYKRENGQLMEPMELLLVDIPEDKMGPVMEILGSRKGEMINMGPNGPGQLRLEFKVPARGLIGFRSQLLTETRGHAVMNHTFLGYEPFKGEIKRRYQGVLIAFESGEATFYGLNSVQDRGTLFITPGTKVYEGMVVGEHVREQDIEVNVCKKKQLTNHRASTAEATVKLEEPRIMSLEESLEYLNDDELLEVTPKSLRIRKKILDKHERSKAKKVANVS, from the coding sequence GTGATACCCGTTAAGGACATAAGAAACATTGCTATAATTGCCCACGTAGACCATGGTAAAACCACCCTGGTTGACGGTATGTTAAAGCAAAGCGGTATTTTCCGGGAAAATCAGGTGGTGGAAGAAAGGGTAATGGACTCCAATGATTTAGAAAGGGAACGGGGCATTACCATTCTGGCTAAAAACACTTCGGTTAATTATAAAGGAATTAAAATTAATATTGTTGATACACCCGGACACTCCGACTTTGGCGGTGAAGTGGAGCGGGTATTAAAAATGGTGGATGGCGTATTGTTGCTGGTGGATGCAGCCGAAGGGCCTATGCCGCAAACCAGATTTGTATTACGGAAGGCCCTGGAGCTAAATCTGGTGCCGGTGGTGGTAGTAAACAAAATTGACCGTCCGGATGCCCGGATTAATGAGGTTGTGGACGAAGTGTACGAGTTGTTCTTTGAACTGGGAGCCAGTGATGAGCAATTAGAATTCCCGGTTGTTTATGCCATAGCCCGGCAGGGAGTCGCCACCATGGATCCGGATGAACCAGGGAAAGATTTACAACCGCTGTTTGAAACCATAATTAACCATTTCCCGGCCCCCCAGGGGGATCCGGATGCCCCGCTGCAAATGTTGGTGAACAATACCGAGTACGATTCCTATATTGGCCGGATTGCAGTCGGTAGAATTTACCAGGGCACCATTGCCGGGGGGCAGCAGGTGGCGGTAATTGACCATGATGGCAATATTAAAAATTACCGCATCGGCCGGGTTTATACTTTTGAAGGTTTGGAGCGGGTGGAGGTACCATCCGCTGCCTGCGGCGAGATCGTGGTAGTTTCAGGCCTGGATGATATTAAGATAGGTGAAACCATTGCCGATAAGGATAATCCAGTGGCGCTGCCGGCCATCACAGTGGACGAGCCCACTCTGGAAATGACCTTTATGGTTAACGACAGCCCCTTTGCCGGCCAGGAAGGCGAACATTTAACTTCCCGCAAATTAAGGGCCAGGTTGTACAAGGAAATGGAAAAGAACGTAAGTTTACGGGTTCAGGATACTGATTCACCGGATATGTTTAAGGTGGCCGGCCGCGGCGAGCTGCACCTTTCTATTTTAATTGAGACCATGCGCCGGGAAGGTTTTGAGCTGCAGGTATCTAAACCAGAGGTTATCTATAAAAGGGAAAACGGCCAATTAATGGAGCCCATGGAACTGTTGCTGGTAGATATTCCCGAGGACAAAATGGGCCCGGTGATGGAGATACTGGGCAGCAGAAAGGGAGAAATGATTAATATGGGGCCCAACGGGCCGGGTCAGCTGCGGCTGGAATTTAAAGTGCCGGCCCGGGGCTTGATCGGTTTCCGCTCCCAACTGCTGACCGAAACCAGGGGCCATGCGGTGATGAACCATACCTTTCTTGGTTATGAACCTTTTAAAGGGGAGATTAAACGCCGTTATCAGGGTGTACTGATTGCCTTTGAATCAGGGGAAGCCACCTTTTACGGGTTAAACTCGGTGCAGGACAGGGGTACCCTGTTCATTACACCGGGCACCAAGGTGTATGAAGGTATGGTGGTAGGGGAACATGTCAGGGAACAGGATATTGAGGTTAACGTATGTAAGAAAAAGCAATTGACCAACCACCGAGCCAGCACAGCTGAAGCAACGGTTAAACTGGAGGAACCCCGCATTATGAGCTTGGAAGAGTCTCTGGAGTATTTAAATGATGATGAACTGCTGGAAGTGACCCCCAAGAGCCTGAGAATTAGGAAAAAAATATTGGATAAACACGAGAGAAGTAAGGCCAAAAAAGTGGCCAACGTGTCCTAG
- a CDS encoding alanine/glycine:cation symporter family protein, which translates to MEAFHEFVKWIDGYLWGPPMLVLLFGTHLFLTFRTRFIQKYIFKAIKLSVTKDRSAEGDVSQFGALTTAMAATIGTGNIVGVATAVALGGPGAVLWCWLTGVFGIATKYSEALLSVKYRVKTSDGTMLGGPMYALENGLGQKWLAVLFCIFTSFAAFGIGNTVQANSISSMVKETFNISPYITGIILAILTGIVILGGVKSIARVCEKLVPFMAIFYVLGCIIILVMNAKYVGPSIALIVKHAFTPQAAGGGFAGATVMMAARYGIARGLFSNESGLGSAPIVAAAAQTRNPVRQALVSSTGTFWDTVVVCAMTGLVLVSSMLENPAAVQGLQGAALTKVAFEQIPIIGPIVLTVGLLTFVFSTILGWSYYGERAIEYLFGKAAIKPYRIVWVISVFLGSVMTLPLVWDLADAMNAMMAIPNLISLLLLSGVIVAETRKYLWEGSLDEVSNEPIRLYGEQKQVSI; encoded by the coding sequence ATGGAAGCATTTCATGAGTTTGTCAAATGGATTGACGGTTACCTCTGGGGACCACCTATGCTGGTTCTGCTTTTCGGTACGCACTTATTCTTAACATTCCGCACCAGATTCATTCAAAAATATATCTTTAAAGCTATTAAACTCTCTGTTACTAAAGATAGATCCGCTGAAGGGGATGTTAGTCAGTTTGGCGCTCTAACCACTGCCATGGCTGCCACTATTGGTACCGGTAATATTGTCGGGGTTGCCACCGCTGTAGCCCTGGGGGGGCCCGGTGCCGTGCTATGGTGCTGGCTGACAGGCGTATTCGGTATTGCCACCAAGTACTCCGAAGCATTATTGTCCGTTAAATATCGGGTTAAAACCTCTGATGGTACAATGCTTGGCGGTCCTATGTATGCACTGGAAAACGGTCTTGGTCAAAAGTGGCTGGCCGTATTATTCTGTATTTTTACTTCCTTTGCTGCTTTTGGTATTGGCAACACGGTACAGGCCAACTCTATTTCCAGCATGGTCAAGGAAACATTTAATATCTCTCCGTATATCACAGGTATTATCCTGGCCATCTTGACCGGTATCGTAATTCTCGGTGGGGTTAAATCCATTGCCAGGGTATGTGAAAAGCTTGTTCCCTTTATGGCTATCTTTTATGTACTGGGCTGTATCATTATCTTAGTTATGAACGCTAAGTATGTTGGCCCCTCCATCGCTTTAATTGTGAAACATGCCTTTACACCGCAAGCAGCCGGAGGCGGTTTTGCCGGTGCAACGGTAATGATGGCGGCCCGCTACGGGATTGCCCGCGGTCTGTTCTCCAACGAATCCGGCTTGGGATCTGCTCCCATTGTTGCGGCAGCCGCCCAAACCAGAAACCCTGTCCGCCAGGCCCTGGTATCTTCCACCGGAACATTCTGGGATACCGTTGTTGTTTGTGCCATGACCGGTTTGGTATTAGTAAGCAGCATGCTTGAAAATCCTGCAGCTGTTCAGGGTTTACAGGGAGCCGCCCTAACCAAAGTTGCTTTTGAGCAAATTCCTATTATTGGACCTATTGTCTTGACCGTTGGACTCTTAACATTTGTATTCTCCACCATTCTCGGATGGTCTTATTATGGTGAAAGAGCCATTGAATACCTGTTTGGTAAAGCTGCTATCAAACCTTACCGGATTGTCTGGGTTATATCCGTCTTTTTAGGTTCTGTTATGACTTTGCCGTTGGTTTGGGATTTGGCCGATGCCATGAATGCCATGATGGCCATCCCGAACTTGATTTCCTTACTCCTCTTAAGCGGGGTGATTGTAGCAGAGACCAGAAAGTATCTCTGGGAAGGCAGCTTGGATGAGGTTTCCAATGAACCCATCCGCCTTTACGGTGAACAAAAGCAGGTCAGTATTTAA
- the fni gene encoding type 2 isopentenyl-diphosphate Delta-isomerase — protein MRLNRKLEHIELSLRQKESAVSTGFDDITLVHNSLPQLNLADVDTSCTFLGKVLQGPLLINAMTGGHPELESINFSLAKAAYTVGVAMAVGSQRAALEDHAVRSSFSVVRDANPDGVILANLGADCTLNEAREAIKMIKADGLQLHLNVPQELAMAEGDRDFRGILQNIELLTKQLTTPVVVKEVGFGMSRETISRLRAAGAAYIDVGGAGGTDFIAIENNRSGRQTRWAWGIPTAISLLEGLAVESPGHLIASGGIVHALDCVKALCLGCSMVGMARPLLKILIDGSTEELTAYLQNLIADIRRIMLMLGARRIADLTSVPAVIGGTTYHWLARRGIEVDSYARRKGEFSN, from the coding sequence TTGCGCTTAAATCGTAAACTGGAGCATATTGAGTTATCCTTACGGCAAAAGGAAAGTGCCGTGTCCACGGGATTTGACGATATTACACTGGTACATAACTCCCTGCCGCAACTTAACCTGGCGGATGTGGACACTTCCTGTACTTTTTTAGGTAAGGTCTTGCAAGGTCCCCTGCTAATTAATGCCATGACCGGTGGTCACCCTGAGCTGGAAAGCATTAACTTTAGTCTGGCCAAGGCTGCCTATACCGTCGGTGTAGCCATGGCAGTGGGTTCCCAACGGGCAGCTTTAGAGGACCATGCCGTCCGGTCCAGCTTTAGCGTGGTGCGGGATGCTAACCCGGATGGGGTTATTCTGGCCAACCTGGGGGCGGACTGCACCTTAAATGAAGCCAGGGAAGCAATTAAAATGATTAAGGCCGATGGTCTGCAACTGCATCTGAACGTACCCCAGGAATTGGCCATGGCTGAGGGTGACCGGGACTTCCGGGGTATTTTACAGAACATTGAACTTTTAACCAAACAATTGACCACACCGGTGGTGGTAAAAGAAGTTGGCTTTGGTATGTCCCGGGAAACTATCAGTCGACTCCGGGCCGCCGGGGCAGCCTATATTGATGTGGGCGGGGCCGGGGGCACAGACTTTATAGCCATTGAGAACAACCGTTCTGGGCGACAAACCCGATGGGCCTGGGGTATTCCCACAGCTATTAGCTTGTTAGAGGGGCTGGCGGTGGAATCACCGGGTCATTTAATTGCCTCCGGGGGAATTGTACATGCCCTGGATTGTGTTAAGGCTCTTTGTCTGGGATGCAGCATGGTGGGAATGGCCCGGCCGCTGCTAAAGATCTTAATTGACGGTTCTACTGAGGAACTTACCGCCTATCTGCAGAACTTAATTGCCGATATCCGCCGGATCATGCTGATGTTAGGTGCCAGGAGAATAGCTGATCTAACTTCAGTGCCGGCAGTAATAGGCGGTACAACCTATCACTGGTTAGCTCGCCGGGGCATAGAAGTGGACAGCTATGCCCGACGAAAAGGAGAATTTAGTAACTAA